In bacterium, the following proteins share a genomic window:
- the zapB gene encoding cell division protein ZapB, with product MDDNLHLLESKVLEAVGLIKELRAENGRLTARCDELAAQVADLEDSRARLSEELAGAKATSGDVEGYEEKRKEVEDRVGGLLQKLAALG from the coding sequence ATGGATGACAACCTGCATCTCTTGGAAAGCAAGGTTCTCGAGGCAGTTGGCCTGATCAAGGAGCTGCGCGCCGAGAACGGTCGATTGACCGCCCGCTGTGACGAGCTGGCGGCCCAGGTCGCGGACCTGGAAGACAGCCGTGCGCGGCTGAGCGAGGAACTGGCGGGGGCAAAGGCCACCTCCGGTGATGTCGAAGGTTACGAGGAGAAGAGGAAAGAAGTCGAGGACAGGGTCGGTGGCCTCCTGCAGAAGCTCGCAGCCCTCGGATAG
- a CDS encoding bifunctional 5,10-methylenetetrahydrofolate dehydrogenase/5,10-methenyltetrahydrofolate cyclohydrolase, translated as MLKGAPVRDAVFAALKVKVAAARRRPGLAVVLVGDDPASAVYVSHKEKGCDEVGFHHVTHRLPASTPQDDVLALIARLNADAAIDGILVQLPLPRGIDQEAVLLSVDPRKDVDGFHPANLGRLVAGRPRFVPCTPKGILRLLEHYDLPTAGKRVAVVGRSVIVGRPVSLLLSLKGAFGDATVTMCHSATRDLAAVTSSCEVIVAAMGVPRALGAAHIAPGAVVIDVGINRIADPSRPSGERLVGDVDESAARGLAGALTPVPGGIGPMTIAMLLENTWEAYALTEGCDAGR; from the coding sequence ATGCTCAAGGGCGCCCCGGTGCGGGACGCCGTGTTCGCGGCCCTGAAGGTCAAGGTGGCGGCCGCGCGGCGGCGCCCTGGACTGGCCGTCGTGCTGGTGGGTGACGACCCGGCCTCGGCCGTGTATGTCAGCCACAAGGAGAAGGGCTGTGACGAGGTCGGTTTCCACCACGTCACGCACAGGTTGCCGGCGTCGACACCCCAGGACGATGTGCTGGCCCTGATCGCCCGCCTGAACGCCGACGCGGCGATCGACGGCATCCTCGTGCAGCTGCCGTTGCCCCGGGGCATCGACCAGGAGGCCGTGCTGCTGTCCGTGGACCCGCGCAAGGACGTGGACGGCTTCCACCCGGCAAATCTCGGCCGGCTCGTGGCGGGGCGGCCCCGTTTCGTGCCGTGCACTCCCAAGGGGATCCTGCGGCTGCTCGAGCACTACGACCTGCCCACGGCCGGCAAGCGGGTGGCGGTGGTCGGGCGCAGTGTCATCGTGGGGAGACCGGTCAGCCTGCTGCTGTCGCTCAAGGGTGCCTTCGGCGATGCCACGGTGACCATGTGCCACTCGGCGACGCGCGACCTGGCGGCGGTCACTTCGTCGTGCGAGGTGATCGTGGCAGCCATGGGCGTGCCGCGGGCCTTGGGCGCCGCGCACATCGCGCCCGGCGCCGTGGTCATCGACGTGGGCATCAACCGCATTGCCGATCCATCGCGGCCGTCGGGCGAGCGGCTGGTGGGCGACGTGGACGAGTCGGCCGCGCGCGGCCTGGCCGGGGCGCTGACGCCCGTGCCGGGCGGCATCGGGCCCATGACCATCGCCATGCTGCTGGAGAACACCTGGGAAGCCTACGCCCTGACGGAGGGCTGCGATGCCGGTCGCTGA
- a CDS encoding polyprenyl synthetase family protein: protein MPVAESPPAPGLRHALARERRDVERCLSAALRAEGGVPVLLRRAMAHSLLGGGKRLRPVLLLWAYDAAASRRRPVVARADAMQAAAGLEMIHTYSLIHDDLPAMDDDVLRRGRPTCHVVFGEATAILAGDGLQARGFGLLAEAGGPRGGALVARVAAAVGPAGMVGGQQSDLEAEGQPVTAAMVGRIHLGKTARLLAAALAAGAELGGATPRTVGLVDGAGLKLGLAFQGADDLLDVEGTAAELGKTAGKDAAAGKATWVRVEGLEAARRRTERLGGQGLDELRRALPAGPARDRLLELGALMWRRDR from the coding sequence ATGCCGGTCGCTGAGTCGCCGCCGGCGCCCGGGCTCAGGCACGCGCTGGCGCGCGAGCGCCGCGACGTGGAACGCTGCCTGTCGGCGGCACTGCGGGCCGAAGGCGGTGTGCCGGTCCTGCTGCGCCGCGCGATGGCCCACAGCCTGCTGGGCGGCGGCAAGCGGTTGCGGCCCGTCCTGCTGCTGTGGGCGTACGACGCGGCGGCGTCGCGGCGGCGGCCTGTGGTCGCCCGGGCCGACGCCATGCAGGCGGCGGCTGGGCTCGAGATGATCCACACCTATTCGCTGATCCATGACGACCTGCCGGCCATGGATGACGACGTGTTGCGGCGGGGCCGGCCGACCTGCCATGTGGTGTTCGGCGAAGCCACGGCGATCCTGGCCGGCGACGGCCTGCAGGCCCGCGGCTTCGGCCTGCTCGCGGAAGCCGGCGGGCCGCGCGGCGGGGCGCTGGTGGCGCGCGTGGCGGCGGCGGTGGGGCCGGCCGGCATGGTGGGCGGGCAGCAGTCCGACCTCGAAGCCGAAGGTCAACCTGTGACCGCGGCGATGGTCGGCCGTATCCATCTGGGAAAGACGGCGCGGCTCCTGGCGGCGGCGCTGGCGGCAGGTGCGGAACTCGGCGGTGCCACGCCGCGCACCGTCGGCCTGGTCGACGGCGCCGGCCTCAAGCTGGGCCTGGCCTTCCAGGGTGCCGACGACCTGCTCGACGTCGAAGGCACGGCCGCCGAGCTGGGCAAGACGGCCGGGAAGGACGCCGCTGCGGGCAAGGCCACCTGGGTGCGCGTGGAGGGGCTGGAGGCGGCCCGGAGGCGCACCGAAAGGCTGGGCGGGCAGGGCCTCGACGAACTGCGGCGCGCGCTGCCGGCGGGGCCGGCGCGCGATCGGCTGCTGGAACTGGGCGCCCTGATGTGGCGGCGCGACCGTTGA
- a CDS encoding divergent PAP2 family protein, whose amino-acid sequence MGEWPLWALVGACAVAGQSAKFVLYSAVARRAEPSALFQGYGAPSLPAAVLACLLTLVTIQRGWASSEASFALVLAVVAVHDTVKLRLAATRQREIVHAIVTTEPAAGPLRRRVAGYLDPLSHHPAHVLAGLVFGVLFAVATAPGAR is encoded by the coding sequence GTGGGCGAGTGGCCGCTGTGGGCGCTGGTAGGCGCGTGCGCCGTCGCGGGACAGTCCGCGAAGTTCGTGCTGTATTCGGCGGTGGCGCGACGGGCCGAGCCGTCGGCGCTGTTCCAGGGGTACGGCGCCCCGAGCCTGCCGGCGGCCGTGCTGGCCTGCCTGCTGACGCTGGTCACGATCCAGCGCGGCTGGGCCTCCAGCGAGGCATCGTTCGCGCTGGTCCTGGCGGTGGTCGCGGTGCACGACACGGTCAAGCTGCGCCTGGCCGCAACGAGGCAGCGCGAGATCGTGCACGCGATCGTGACGACCGAACCGGCAGCCGGTCCCCTGCGCAGGCGGGTGGCCGGTTACCTGGACCCCTTGAGCCACCACCCGGCCCACGTCCTGGCGGGGCTCGTGTTCGGGGTGCTGTTCGCGGTGGCCACGGCCCCGGGGGCGCGCTAG
- a CDS encoding NAD-dependent epimerase/dehydratase family protein, with translation MTRYLVTGGAGFIGSHVARALAAAGHEVVVLDNLSTGRRENLDGATGNLELVIGSITDLDTVERCCRGVDCVFHQAALPSVPRSVVDPLASNEHNVGGTLRVFWGAHRQGVRRVVFAASSSVYGDTVELPKHEGMPLRPMSPYAVNKCVGEMYGAVFNNLYGLSTIGLRYFNVFGPRQDPESQYAAIMPKFITAFLEDRAPVIHGDGSQSRDFTFIDNVVEANVAACAAPATAGGRSYNIALGGRISVTDLCLRIRDLVGSQVDPTYDAARAGDVKHSQADVKLAREHLGYIGQVDLEEGLRRTVEWYRAQALGGGKA, from the coding sequence ATGACCCGATACCTGGTGACAGGCGGCGCGGGCTTCATCGGTTCGCATGTGGCCCGGGCGCTCGCCGCCGCCGGTCACGAGGTGGTGGTCCTCGACAACCTGTCGACGGGCCGGCGCGAGAACCTTGACGGCGCGACCGGCAATCTCGAGCTGGTGATCGGCAGCATCACCGACCTGGACACGGTCGAGCGCTGCTGCCGCGGCGTAGACTGCGTCTTCCACCAGGCGGCGTTGCCGAGCGTGCCGCGCAGCGTGGTCGATCCGCTGGCCAGCAACGAACACAACGTGGGCGGCACGCTGCGCGTGTTCTGGGGCGCGCATCGGCAGGGCGTGCGTCGCGTTGTGTTCGCGGCCAGCAGCTCGGTGTACGGCGACACTGTCGAACTGCCCAAGCACGAGGGAATGCCGCTGCGGCCGATGTCGCCGTACGCGGTGAACAAGTGCGTGGGCGAGATGTACGGCGCCGTCTTCAACAACCTCTATGGCCTGAGCACGATCGGCCTGCGCTACTTCAATGTCTTCGGGCCGCGCCAGGACCCGGAGAGCCAGTACGCAGCCATAATGCCGAAGTTCATCACCGCGTTTCTCGAGGACCGGGCGCCGGTGATCCACGGCGACGGCTCGCAGTCGCGCGACTTCACGTTCATCGACAACGTCGTCGAGGCGAACGTGGCGGCCTGCGCGGCGCCGGCCACCGCCGGCGGGCGTTCGTACAACATCGCGCTGGGTGGCCGCATCTCGGTGACCGACCTCTGCCTCAGGATCAGGGACCTGGTGGGCTCGCAGGTGGATCCCACCTACGACGCCGCGCGGGCCGGCGACGTCAAGCACTCCCAGGCCGATGTGAAGCTGGCGCGCGAGCATCTCGGCTATATTGGCCAGGTGGATCTGGAAGAGGGATTGCGCCGTACCGTGGAATGGTACCGTGCGCAGGCCCTCGGCGGCGGAAAGGCGTGA
- the rny gene encoding ribonuclease Y yields the protein MAQIPVYVPAALAAAVFYALGWQVTRRRGDRLHGQSLAAREKLLADARQEAAAVVKAGELAAREEAFQVREKFEAETEKVRRESRSRQETLDRREDSLDKKAALVDQKEARLAQFEDDLRRRGVEVDRDRTAAAALVEARTRKLEEVAGMTAEGARQTLTESMVSEARHAAARTVQQVREETERSARREAVKILSLAVQRYAAEHVAETTVSVVDLPSDDMKGRIIGRDGRNIRAFEQATGIDVIIDDTPGAVIVSGFDPVRREIARQSLELLVRDGRIHPARIEEVVQKTGEELRERIREMGEQACLEQGLKAVNPELFPYVGRLHYRTSYGQNLLKHSAEVAAVAGVIASELGLDPKLARRCGFLHDVGKAADHEFEGPHAVIGARLCKKFGEDATVVNAVGAHHQDVEAASPYTYITAAADAVSASRPGARRESVDSYVERLEHLEQIAESFDGVEKSYAIQAGREVRVLVNHTKVSDAEAALLAEEVSRRIEAELEYPGQIRIMVIRETRATAVAR from the coding sequence ATGGCTCAGATTCCGGTGTATGTACCGGCGGCGCTTGCGGCCGCAGTCTTCTATGCGCTGGGTTGGCAGGTGACCCGCCGTCGCGGTGACCGCTTGCACGGGCAGTCGCTGGCGGCGCGCGAGAAGCTGCTTGCCGATGCCCGTCAGGAGGCGGCCGCCGTCGTCAAGGCCGGCGAACTGGCGGCGCGCGAGGAAGCGTTCCAGGTCCGGGAGAAGTTCGAGGCCGAGACCGAGAAGGTCCGCCGCGAATCGCGGTCGCGTCAGGAGACGCTGGACCGTCGCGAGGACAGCCTCGACAAGAAGGCTGCGCTGGTGGACCAGAAGGAAGCGCGCCTGGCTCAGTTCGAGGACGACCTGCGCCGCCGCGGTGTGGAGGTCGATCGCGATCGCACCGCTGCCGCCGCGCTGGTCGAAGCCCGCACCCGAAAGCTGGAGGAAGTGGCCGGCATGACGGCCGAGGGCGCCCGCCAGACCCTGACCGAGAGCATGGTGTCCGAGGCGCGGCACGCCGCGGCGCGAACCGTACAGCAGGTTCGGGAAGAGACCGAGCGTTCGGCGCGTCGCGAGGCCGTGAAGATCCTGAGCCTGGCCGTGCAGCGCTACGCGGCCGAGCACGTGGCCGAGACCACGGTTTCGGTCGTCGACCTGCCGAGCGACGACATGAAGGGCCGCATCATCGGCCGCGACGGGCGCAACATCCGCGCCTTCGAGCAGGCCACCGGCATCGATGTCATCATCGACGACACGCCCGGCGCCGTCATCGTGTCCGGATTCGACCCGGTGCGGCGCGAGATCGCGCGGCAGTCGCTCGAACTGCTCGTGCGCGACGGTCGCATCCACCCGGCCCGCATCGAGGAAGTGGTGCAGAAGACCGGCGAGGAACTGCGCGAACGCATTCGCGAGATGGGCGAGCAGGCCTGCCTGGAACAGGGGCTGAAGGCCGTAAACCCTGAGCTGTTCCCCTATGTCGGGCGCCTGCACTACCGCACCAGCTACGGCCAGAACCTGTTGAAGCACTCGGCGGAAGTGGCCGCGGTGGCCGGCGTGATCGCCAGCGAACTGGGACTGGATCCGAAGCTGGCGCGCCGCTGCGGGTTCCTGCACGACGTCGGGAAGGCCGCCGACCACGAGTTCGAGGGGCCGCACGCGGTGATCGGCGCGCGCCTGTGCAAGAAGTTCGGCGAGGACGCGACGGTGGTCAATGCCGTGGGCGCCCATCACCAGGATGTCGAGGCGGCATCGCCGTACACCTACATCACCGCGGCCGCGGACGCGGTGTCCGCCTCGCGGCCCGGCGCCCGGCGCGAGAGCGTCGATTCGTATGTCGAGAGGCTCGAGCACCTCGAGCAGATCGCCGAGAGTTTCGACGGCGTCGAGAAGTCGTATGCGATCCAGGCCGGGCGCGAAGTGCGCGTGCTGGTCAACCATACGAAGGTCTCGGATGCCGAGGCGGCGCTGCTGGCCGAGGAAGTGAGCCGCCGCATCGAGGCGGAGCTGGAGTATCCGGGGCAGATCCGGATCATGGTCATTCGGGAAACGCGCGCAACGGCCGTGGCCCGCTAG
- a CDS encoding 1-deoxy-D-xylulose-5-phosphate synthase, with protein MGGILPGISGPQDIKHLTGDELTRLCSELREQIISSVSRTGGHLGASLGVVELTVALHKVFESPRDKIVWDVGHQAYGHKLLTGRLAGFDTLRRRGGVSGFPKRSESEHDTFGVGHASTAISAAVGYAAARDARGDTHSVVAVVGDGALTGGLAYEGLNNAGQLGTNLIVILNDNKMSISPNVGAISKYLTRITSGRHYVRLEADVWDLLGKMPRGGKAQKLAGRIKESLKQLVVPTILFEELGFKYYGPLDGHDLPVLIETLQAVRQLKGPILIHLITEKGKGYHFAEQDDQRYHGVGKFDKSEGIKVVTPAVPSYTDVFGETMCELAAADPRVHAITAAMPSGTGLDRLRELEPKRCHDVGIAEGHAVTFAAGLACDGARPVVAIYSTFLQRAVDQIIHDVALQHLPVVFAVDRGGVVGEDGPTHHGVFDLTFLRMVPGMMVMAPRDEDQLRHMLATALAREDGPSALRYPRGAGLGVALDGPPVPLPVGRGETLRGGGDACLLAVGTMVQAALGAAELLARRGCEVEVVDMRFIKPLDAALLADVWRRHREVFTIEENTVVGGFGAGVLEWAAEHDEAHPPHVSCLGIPDAFQEHATRAELLAGMGLDAASLADRVVARLAESRLGDADGAGKRAGSAS; from the coding sequence ATGGGCGGGATCCTGCCCGGCATCAGCGGTCCTCAGGACATCAAGCACCTGACGGGTGATGAACTGACGCGCCTGTGCTCGGAACTGCGCGAACAGATCATCTCGTCGGTCTCGCGCACGGGTGGGCACCTGGGCGCGAGCCTGGGTGTGGTGGAGCTGACCGTGGCCCTGCACAAGGTCTTCGAGTCGCCGCGCGACAAGATCGTCTGGGACGTCGGCCACCAGGCCTACGGCCACAAGCTGCTGACCGGTCGACTGGCCGGCTTCGATACGCTGCGCCGCCGGGGCGGAGTCTCCGGCTTCCCGAAGCGCAGCGAAAGCGAGCACGACACCTTCGGCGTCGGGCACGCCTCGACGGCGATCAGCGCCGCGGTCGGCTACGCCGCGGCGCGGGATGCGCGCGGGGATACCCATTCGGTCGTGGCCGTGGTCGGCGACGGCGCCCTGACCGGCGGGCTTGCCTACGAAGGCCTGAACAACGCCGGGCAGCTGGGCACGAACCTGATCGTCATCCTGAACGACAACAAGATGAGCATCTCGCCCAACGTGGGCGCCATCTCCAAGTACCTGACGCGCATCACCAGCGGTCGCCACTACGTGCGCCTGGAAGCCGACGTCTGGGACCTGCTCGGCAAGATGCCGCGCGGCGGCAAGGCGCAGAAGCTGGCCGGCCGCATCAAGGAGAGCCTGAAGCAACTGGTGGTGCCGACCATCCTGTTCGAGGAGCTCGGCTTCAAGTACTACGGCCCGCTCGACGGCCACGACCTGCCGGTGCTCATCGAGACGTTGCAGGCGGTGCGGCAGCTGAAGGGTCCCATCCTGATCCACCTGATCACGGAGAAGGGCAAGGGCTACCATTTCGCCGAGCAGGACGACCAGCGCTACCACGGAGTGGGCAAGTTCGACAAGTCCGAGGGCATCAAGGTCGTGACGCCGGCAGTGCCTTCGTACACCGATGTGTTCGGCGAGACGATGTGCGAGCTGGCGGCCGCCGACCCGCGCGTGCACGCGATCACCGCAGCCATGCCGTCGGGCACCGGCCTCGACCGCCTGCGTGAACTGGAGCCGAAGCGCTGCCACGACGTGGGCATTGCCGAGGGCCATGCCGTCACTTTCGCAGCCGGCCTGGCCTGCGACGGTGCGCGGCCGGTCGTCGCCATCTACTCGACGTTCCTCCAGCGCGCGGTGGACCAGATCATCCACGACGTGGCGCTGCAGCACCTGCCGGTGGTGTTCGCCGTGGATCGCGGTGGCGTCGTCGGCGAGGACGGCCCCACCCATCACGGCGTGTTCGACCTGACCTTCCTGCGCATGGTGCCCGGCATGATGGTCATGGCGCCGCGCGACGAAGACCAGTTGCGGCACATGCTGGCGACGGCGCTGGCGCGCGAGGACGGCCCCAGCGCGCTGCGCTATCCGCGCGGCGCCGGGCTGGGCGTGGCCCTCGACGGTCCGCCCGTGCCGCTGCCCGTGGGCCGCGGCGAGACGCTGCGCGGAGGCGGCGATGCCTGCCTTCTGGCCGTCGGCACCATGGTGCAGGCGGCCCTCGGTGCAGCGGAACTGCTGGCGCGTCGCGGCTGCGAAGTCGAAGTGGTGGACATGCGGTTCATCAAGCCGCTCGACGCGGCGCTGCTGGCCGACGTCTGGCGGCGGCATCGCGAGGTCTTCACGATCGAGGAGAACACCGTCGTGGGCGGGTTCGGGGCCGGGGTGCTGGAGTGGGCTGCCGAACACGACGAGGCCCATCCGCCGCATGTGAGTTGCCTGGGCATCCCCGACGCGTTCCAGGAACACGCGACCCGGGCCGAGCTCCTGGCGGGCATGGGGCTGGATGCCGCCTCGCTGGCCGACCGCGTCGTGGCGCGGCTGGCCGAGTCGCGCCTCGGCGATGCCGACGGCGCCGGGAAGCGCGCCGGGAGCGCTTCGTGA
- a CDS encoding NAD(+)/NADH kinase produces the protein MIADAAAAAPRAIGLFGNASKADLPPAIDAALVACRSHGVELLAASELAGVVPPEVKVLDAAALVEAADVIVAFGGDGTMLRAARAVGGTEVPLLGVNLGSLGYLTDIPLPQLDRAFAQLAAGDFHLEDRSQVSCRVDRNGREQGRLTALNDLVINMGPMPRAIEMELRLDGDSLGHFLGDGVVVSTPTGSTAYNLSAGGPICQSSVPCLLIAPICPHALGMRPLVVPEPTLIEIILLRTGEGAVLTADGQETCVLEDNDHLAFELAEARVRLVKFPQSSFYRVMRHKLNWGGPRRRERKGR, from the coding sequence GTGATCGCGGACGCGGCCGCGGCCGCTCCCCGCGCCATCGGGCTGTTCGGTAACGCCTCTAAAGCCGACCTGCCGCCGGCGATCGACGCGGCGCTGGTGGCCTGCCGTTCGCACGGCGTGGAATTGCTCGCGGCCAGTGAGCTGGCCGGTGTGGTGCCGCCGGAGGTGAAGGTGCTCGACGCGGCTGCGCTGGTCGAGGCTGCCGACGTGATCGTCGCCTTCGGCGGCGACGGCACGATGCTGCGCGCGGCGCGGGCTGTCGGCGGGACGGAAGTGCCGCTCCTCGGCGTGAACCTGGGCTCGCTCGGCTACCTGACCGACATCCCGCTGCCCCAACTGGACCGGGCCTTCGCCCAGCTGGCGGCCGGCGACTTCCACCTCGAGGACCGCTCGCAGGTGAGCTGCCGCGTGGACCGTAACGGCCGCGAGCAGGGTCGCCTGACCGCGCTCAACGACCTCGTGATCAACATGGGCCCCATGCCCCGCGCGATCGAGATGGAGCTGCGGCTCGACGGGGACTCGCTCGGGCATTTCCTGGGCGATGGCGTTGTCGTGAGCACGCCCACCGGTTCGACCGCCTACAACCTCTCGGCCGGCGGTCCCATCTGCCAGTCTTCCGTGCCCTGCCTGCTGATCGCGCCGATCTGCCCGCACGCCCTGGGCATGCGCCCGCTGGTGGTGCCCGAGCCGACGCTGATCGAGATCATCCTGCTGCGCACCGGTGAAGGCGCCGTCCTGACCGCCGACGGCCAGGAGACCTGCGTGCTGGAGGACAACGACCACCTGGCGTTCGAGCTGGCGGAGGCCCGTGTGCGCCTGGTGAAGTTCCCGCAGAGCAGCTTCTACCGGGTGATGCGGCACAAGCTGAACTGGGGTGGCCCGCGGCGGCGGGAACGGAAGGGGCGCTGA
- a CDS encoding nucleotide sugar dehydrogenase, with protein MQQALIQKLQNRKARLSVLGLGYVGLPLAVAYAKAGFEVVGFDLSAEKVEQVNRKRSYIIDISDAELAETVKPGGLRATTDFSELANVDAVNICVPTPLSKTRDPDISYIQSAVASISAGMHPGMLVILESTTYPGTTEEVILPILSKDGLQVGKDFFLAFSPERVDPGNAQYTTINIPKVVGGVTPACTEVAKTLYSQVMNKVVPVSSVRVAETVKLLENTFRSVNIAMVNELALMCSAMDIDVWEVIAGASTKPFGFMPFYPGPGLGGHCIPIDPFYLSWKAKQYGSEARFIELAGQVNGAMPKHVVNLTALALNGRKKAINGSRVLVVGVAYKPAIDDIRESPALDIIELLNKAGAEVSWYDPHVPALPAGIHGKQLTDWSKAGLAGYDVAVIVTPHPSVDHKVLLGAGPLVVDTRNALKGERHPDLTRL; from the coding sequence ATGCAGCAGGCTCTTATCCAGAAACTGCAGAACCGCAAGGCGCGCCTGAGCGTGCTGGGCCTCGGCTATGTCGGCCTGCCCCTGGCCGTCGCCTACGCCAAGGCCGGATTTGAAGTTGTCGGCTTCGACCTGTCGGCCGAGAAGGTCGAACAGGTCAACCGGAAGCGCAGCTACATCATCGACATCAGCGATGCCGAGCTGGCCGAGACGGTCAAGCCGGGCGGGCTGCGCGCGACGACGGACTTCTCCGAGCTCGCGAACGTCGACGCCGTGAACATCTGCGTGCCGACACCGCTGAGCAAGACGCGCGACCCGGACATCTCGTACATCCAGTCCGCCGTGGCGTCCATTTCGGCCGGGATGCATCCGGGCATGCTCGTGATCCTGGAGAGCACGACTTACCCGGGCACCACCGAGGAAGTCATCCTGCCGATCCTCTCGAAGGACGGCCTGCAGGTGGGCAAGGACTTCTTCCTGGCGTTCTCGCCGGAGCGGGTCGACCCGGGCAACGCGCAGTACACGACGATCAACATCCCGAAGGTCGTGGGTGGCGTGACGCCGGCCTGCACCGAAGTGGCGAAGACGCTTTACAGCCAGGTGATGAACAAGGTCGTGCCCGTGTCGTCGGTGCGCGTGGCCGAGACGGTCAAGCTGCTGGAAAACACCTTCCGCAGCGTGAATATCGCCATGGTCAACGAGCTGGCGCTGATGTGCTCGGCCATGGACATCGACGTCTGGGAAGTGATCGCCGGCGCCTCGACCAAGCCCTTCGGCTTCATGCCGTTCTACCCGGGCCCGGGTCTCGGCGGCCATTGCATCCCCATCGACCCGTTCTACCTGTCCTGGAAGGCCAAGCAGTACGGGTCCGAGGCGCGCTTCATCGAGCTGGCCGGCCAGGTCAACGGCGCCATGCCGAAGCACGTCGTGAACCTGACTGCGCTCGCGCTCAACGGTCGCAAGAAGGCGATCAACGGCAGCCGCGTGCTGGTCGTGGGCGTAGCGTACAAGCCGGCCATCGACGACATCCGCGAGTCGCCCGCGCTCGACATCATCGAGCTGCTGAACAAGGCGGGCGCCGAGGTGTCGTGGTACGACCCGCACGTGCCGGCGCTGCCGGCGGGCATCCACGGCAAGCAGCTGACGGACTGGTCGAAGGCCGGCCTGGCCGGCTACGACGTGGCGGTCATCGTCACGCCGCACCCGTCCGTGGATCACAAGGTTCTGCTCGGCGCCGGGCCGCTGGTCGTCGACACCCGCAACGCCCTGAAGGGCGAGCGGCATCCCGACCTGACGCGGCTCTAG